A genomic window from Cupriavidus metallidurans CH34 includes:
- a CDS encoding sigma-54-dependent transcriptional regulator — MSANPIEAPLDAEATSPVLTVLIVEDDADVRLGCEQALRLEGIATRAVGSAEAALREVDAGYAGIVVSDINLPGSDGMALLRELASRDAALPVIMITGHGDITLAVQAMKQGAYDFIEKPFSPERLVATCRRALEKRRLALEVADLRARLAGQESLSARLIGHSPAIERLRQMITGLGNTTASVLIHGETGTGKELVARCLHEASARRARHFVPINCGGLPEQLFESEIFGHEAGAFTGAAKRRIGKIEHAEGGTLFLDEIESMPMQMQIKLLRVLQERVVERLGSNQAVQVNARVVAATKADLRAAADVGQFRADLYYRLNVVTLELPPLRERREDIPLLFEHFVAQAALRFEREAIPPTPAEMAGLMAYPWPGNVRELRNLAERHVLGLGCRPGEGGHDMAPPAALPLAQAVEQFERALIADALRRHDGNLTRAGESLGIAKTTLFDKVRKYGLSS, encoded by the coding sequence ATGTCGGCTAACCCGATCGAAGCGCCCCTGGACGCCGAGGCAACAAGCCCCGTGCTGACCGTGCTCATCGTCGAGGACGACGCCGACGTGCGGCTCGGCTGCGAACAGGCGCTGCGCCTCGAAGGCATTGCCACACGCGCGGTCGGCAGCGCCGAAGCTGCGCTGCGTGAGGTCGATGCGGGCTACGCGGGCATCGTCGTCAGCGATATCAATCTGCCGGGATCGGACGGCATGGCGCTGCTGCGCGAACTCGCGTCGCGCGATGCTGCACTGCCCGTCATCATGATCACCGGCCACGGCGATATCACGCTGGCCGTGCAAGCCATGAAACAGGGCGCCTACGATTTCATCGAGAAGCCGTTCTCGCCAGAACGGCTCGTGGCCACCTGCCGGCGCGCGCTGGAGAAGCGTCGCCTGGCGCTCGAGGTGGCAGACCTGCGAGCCCGGCTGGCGGGGCAGGAATCGCTCTCCGCGCGCCTGATCGGTCATTCGCCCGCCATCGAGCGCCTGCGCCAGATGATCACCGGCCTCGGCAACACGACCGCGAGCGTGCTGATTCATGGCGAGACCGGCACCGGCAAGGAACTTGTGGCACGCTGCCTGCACGAAGCCAGCGCGCGCCGGGCGCGGCATTTCGTGCCGATCAATTGCGGCGGGCTGCCCGAGCAACTGTTCGAATCCGAGATCTTCGGCCATGAGGCCGGCGCGTTCACGGGTGCGGCCAAACGCCGCATCGGCAAGATCGAACACGCTGAAGGCGGCACACTGTTTCTCGACGAAATCGAGAGCATGCCGATGCAGATGCAGATCAAGCTGCTACGCGTGTTGCAGGAGCGCGTGGTGGAGCGGCTGGGCTCGAATCAGGCGGTGCAGGTCAACGCGCGCGTGGTGGCGGCCACCAAGGCCGATCTGCGCGCGGCGGCCGATGTGGGCCAGTTCCGCGCCGATCTCTATTACCGTCTCAATGTCGTCACGCTGGAGCTTCCGCCGTTGCGAGAGCGCCGGGAGGACATCCCGCTGCTGTTCGAGCACTTCGTCGCGCAGGCCGCGCTGCGATTCGAACGCGAGGCGATTCCGCCCACGCCAGCCGAGATGGCCGGATTGATGGCCTACCCGTGGCCCGGCAACGTGCGCGAGTTGCGCAACCTCGCCGAGCGCCATGTACTGGGGCTGGGATGCCGGCCAGGCGAAGGCGGACACGATATGGCGCCACCTGCGGCCTTGCCGCTGGCGCAGGCGGTAGAACAGTTCGAACGTGCACTGATAGCAGACGCACTGCGCCGCCATGATGGCAATCTGACACGCGCCGGCGAGTCGCTCGGTATTGCCAAGACCACTCTTTTCGACAAGGTCCGCAAGTACGGACTTTCGTCATGA